A genomic stretch from Pirellulales bacterium includes:
- a CDS encoding PBS lyase, with protein MDTKQYLTRGAALLAALISLTCATAFAAEAQRTEPELLSVLRSGVPADKALACKALATVGSKAAVPELAKLLPDEQLSSWARIALETIPDPAADEALRAAAGTVKGQLLVGTLNSIGVRRDAAAVDLLTGHLKAGDAEAASAAAVALGHIANDSATKALRQSLAGAKAPVRSAVAEGCILCAERLTRDGKNKEAAEVYDEVRQADVPKPRKLEATRGAILARKSEGIPLLIEQLKSSDKAMMQLAFGVARELPGNEVAQALAGQLAQVSPERAALLLYALADRGDSVVLPAVLNAAKSGDKAIRVVALEVVGRLGDAYTLESLMAVAAENDAEIAQAAKSAVAALKDKKVDADIAARLPAAEGKTQIVLMELVGERRINATGALIKALDSKDDAVRSAALTALGATVGPKELAVLISQVNEPKNANDLPVAQRALRAACLRMPDREACAADLATALPKASIATQSNILETLGAMGGSKALATIGAAMKSNNDQLQDAGSRVLGEWMNVDAAPVLLDLAKTAPADKYRVRALRGYIRLARQFAMPDGQRAEMCQNALAAAGRPEEQKLVLAVIERYPNAETFKVAAKATQLPELRDDATRTTLAVAKKVGGDSAKTRQLLASAGLSPIKVDIVKAEYGVGGTQKDVTQTLQKCVDSLPLIMLPSQSYNDSFGGDPVPGTAKILKVQYQMNGKPGDVSFPENALIVLPMPK; from the coding sequence ATGGATACGAAGCAATACCTCACGCGCGGCGCAGCATTGCTCGCGGCGCTAATCTCACTGACCTGTGCCACGGCCTTTGCTGCTGAGGCACAAAGAACAGAACCGGAATTGCTCTCCGTGCTGCGTTCTGGCGTGCCGGCCGACAAGGCGCTCGCCTGTAAAGCCCTGGCCACCGTCGGCAGCAAAGCAGCCGTGCCTGAACTGGCGAAATTGCTGCCCGACGAGCAGTTGTCGTCCTGGGCGCGGATCGCGCTCGAGACGATTCCCGACCCAGCGGCCGACGAAGCCCTGCGAGCAGCCGCCGGCACGGTAAAGGGACAACTGTTGGTCGGCACACTGAATTCGATTGGTGTCCGCCGTGATGCGGCTGCGGTCGATCTGCTAACGGGCCATTTGAAGGCTGGTGACGCCGAGGCTGCCTCGGCGGCGGCCGTCGCGCTGGGACACATTGCCAACGATTCCGCCACGAAGGCGTTGCGACAATCGCTGGCCGGGGCCAAGGCGCCCGTTCGTAGTGCCGTCGCCGAAGGCTGCATCCTGTGCGCCGAACGGCTCACGCGCGACGGAAAGAACAAGGAAGCCGCCGAGGTCTACGACGAGGTGCGCCAAGCTGATGTTCCCAAACCACGCAAGCTCGAAGCCACACGCGGCGCGATTTTGGCACGGAAGTCCGAGGGCATTCCCCTTCTGATCGAACAATTGAAATCGTCGGACAAAGCCATGATGCAATTGGCTTTTGGCGTCGCTCGCGAGCTTCCTGGCAACGAGGTTGCCCAGGCGCTAGCAGGCCAGCTCGCCCAGGTATCGCCGGAGCGCGCGGCGCTACTCCTCTACGCCTTGGCGGATCGCGGAGATAGTGTCGTCCTGCCCGCGGTTCTGAATGCGGCCAAAAGTGGTGACAAGGCAATCCGCGTCGTGGCGTTGGAAGTCGTCGGTCGTTTGGGTGACGCTTATACGCTCGAATCGCTGATGGCCGTCGCGGCCGAGAACGACGCCGAGATCGCGCAGGCGGCCAAGTCGGCCGTGGCAGCGCTAAAGGACAAAAAGGTCGACGCGGACATCGCAGCCCGACTGCCGGCGGCCGAAGGGAAAACGCAAATCGTCTTGATGGAACTTGTCGGCGAGCGCCGGATTAACGCCACTGGCGCGCTGATCAAAGCGCTCGATAGCAAGGACGATGCGGTTCGCAGTGCCGCCCTTACGGCGCTCGGCGCCACGGTCGGTCCTAAGGAATTGGCCGTGCTGATTAGCCAAGTGAACGAGCCCAAGAATGCCAATGACCTGCCGGTAGCGCAGCGAGCGTTGCGTGCCGCGTGTTTGCGGATGCCCGATCGCGAGGCGTGCGCGGCGGACCTGGCCACCGCGCTGCCGAAAGCATCGATCGCGACGCAATCGAACATCCTCGAAACGCTCGGTGCCATGGGAGGCTCCAAGGCGTTGGCAACGATCGGCGCTGCCATGAAGAGCAATAACGATCAACTGCAGGACGCCGGCAGCCGCGTGCTGGGCGAATGGATGAACGTCGATGCAGCGCCGGTGCTTCTGGATCTAGCCAAAACGGCGCCGGCCGACAAGTATCGCGTTCGCGCGCTGCGCGGCTACATCCGTCTGGCGCGCCAATTCGCGATGCCTGATGGGCAACGGGCCGAGATGTGCCAGAACGCACTGGCCGCGGCCGGTCGCCCCGAGGAGCAAAAACTGGTTCTCGCCGTAATCGAGCGCTATCCCAATGCCGAAACGTTCAAAGTCGCGGCCAAGGCCACGCAACTGCCCGAACTGCGCGACGACGCCACTCGGACGACCTTGGCCGTGGCCAAAAAGGTCGGCGGCGACAGTGCTAAAACACGCCAGCTACTTGCCAGCGCCGGCCTGAGCCCGATCAAGGTCGATATCGTCAAGGCAGAGTACGGCGTCGGCGGAACGCAGAAGGACGTCACCCAAACGCTGCAGAAATGCGTGGACAGCCTGCCGTTGATCATGCTTCCGTCGCAGAGCTACAACGACAGCTTCGGTGGCGATCCTGTGCCAGGCACGGCCAAGATTCTCAAGGTGCAGTACCAGATGAATGGCAAGCCGGGCGATGTGTCGTTCCCAGAGAATGCCTTGATCGTGCTGCCGATGCCGAAGTAA
- a CDS encoding Gfo/Idh/MocA family oxidoreductase, translated as MSKKASTSNRRRFLKTALSTGAALIAAPQIIPSSALGRDGAVAPSERIVVGGIGIGNRGTYDLGCFLEQKDVQFVAVCDVKAARRNAVKKIADDKYGNQDCGMYRDFRELLDRNDIDAVLIATGPNWHATAAMYAAKAGKDMYCEKPCTKNIEQSLILKDTMRRTGRVFQAGTQRRNLPHFAFACELARTGKLGKLTKVYAHPAGMKAMVSGWLPAEQEPAKEVVDWNMYLGPAAWRPFNEKLLDGFNFEKGGGLVGGGVLEWGSHCVDLCQWAVGDDKVPVEYNPPRDGQLVARYADGVELIFRETGWIPLGSCPVRFEGETGWVETGDSGKMVLSSPELLGGRKVAEIDGYPATFHVRDFLDCVKTRSMPKGNADAACAAHIACHASNIALALDRKITFDPQKNQFVGDEQANRLRSEALREPWRL; from the coding sequence GTGTCGAAAAAGGCATCCACGTCCAATCGCCGTCGTTTCTTGAAGACCGCTCTGTCGACCGGCGCCGCCCTGATCGCGGCGCCGCAGATCATTCCCAGCTCAGCCCTGGGCCGGGATGGCGCCGTGGCTCCGAGCGAGCGCATCGTCGTGGGCGGCATCGGCATCGGCAACCGCGGCACCTATGACCTGGGCTGTTTTCTGGAACAGAAGGACGTTCAGTTCGTGGCCGTCTGCGACGTGAAGGCCGCGCGCCGCAACGCCGTGAAGAAAATCGCCGACGACAAGTACGGCAATCAGGACTGCGGCATGTACCGCGACTTTCGCGAGTTGCTGGATCGCAACGACATCGACGCCGTGCTGATCGCCACTGGTCCGAACTGGCACGCCACGGCCGCTATGTACGCCGCCAAGGCCGGCAAAGACATGTACTGCGAGAAGCCGTGTACGAAGAACATCGAACAGAGCTTGATCCTGAAAGACACGATGCGCCGCACCGGCCGTGTCTTTCAAGCGGGCACGCAACGCCGCAACCTGCCCCATTTCGCTTTCGCTTGCGAATTGGCCCGCACCGGTAAGCTCGGCAAGCTCACCAAGGTCTACGCTCATCCGGCCGGCATGAAGGCCATGGTCAGCGGCTGGCTTCCCGCCGAACAAGAGCCTGCCAAGGAGGTCGTCGACTGGAACATGTATCTAGGCCCCGCAGCGTGGCGCCCCTTCAATGAGAAACTGCTCGACGGTTTCAATTTCGAAAAGGGGGGCGGGCTGGTCGGCGGCGGCGTGCTCGAATGGGGCTCGCACTGTGTTGACCTTTGCCAATGGGCTGTCGGCGACGACAAGGTCCCCGTCGAATACAACCCGCCGCGTGATGGACAACTCGTCGCGCGCTACGCCGACGGTGTTGAATTGATCTTCCGCGAGACGGGCTGGATCCCACTGGGTTCGTGCCCGGTTCGTTTCGAAGGAGAAACCGGTTGGGTCGAGACCGGCGACAGCGGCAAGATGGTGCTCAGCTCGCCGGAGTTGCTCGGTGGCCGCAAGGTGGCGGAAATCGACGGCTACCCCGCGACTTTCCACGTTCGCGATTTCCTTGATTGCGTGAAGACTCGCAGTATGCCGAAGGGAAATGCCGATGCGGCCTGCGCGGCACACATCGCCTGCCACGCGTCGAACATCGCTTTGGCGCTGGACCGCAAGATCACGTTCGACCCGCAGAAAAACCAATTCGTCGGTGACGAACAGGCGAATCGCCTGCGTTCCGAGGCACTGCGTGAACCGTGGCGCCTGTAA
- a CDS encoding polysaccharide biosynthesis/export family protein — MSIARQFIHRNVRRLSLAIVATAWLFGHGEAAWSQQPRRAIIAAANEGETVSPDLLGTPSPSPLPNGPAADALTGPIYEGNSREEFANLPVGPGVVEGMCPMPSPWRCGVHCGNGGACNNQTWQDVRPIPWQVFAQGEYIGPARMRHVPEYRLRVGDRLSLVFRLTTIPSTTAYQLTVGDEVHVESITSSDVERTVIIQPDGTVTLRLLGQVRVAGRTVDEVRQDLDQRYKKYIQDPSITITPVKFNTRLEELRSTVDARQGQGGQQREARVTPDGTIQLPGLGSIPTQGLTLNELKREIDVRYTQLVQGFEVTPILLERAPRYVFVVGEVKLPGRYELTGPTTLMQSIALAGGWNVGGNVNHVVVFRRDECWNLMATQLTVCKALFGHSPCPADEIWLRDSDVVVVPKRAILVVDDAISLIFTRGLYGVVPFNFTVFQGLSTSTPVGN, encoded by the coding sequence GTGAGCATCGCAAGGCAATTCATTCACCGGAACGTTCGCCGGCTATCACTCGCCATCGTCGCAACCGCCTGGTTGTTCGGTCATGGCGAGGCGGCCTGGAGCCAGCAGCCGCGCCGCGCGATTATCGCCGCAGCCAACGAGGGTGAAACCGTTTCGCCGGACCTGCTGGGCACTCCATCTCCCAGCCCCTTGCCGAACGGCCCCGCTGCCGACGCGCTGACCGGACCGATTTACGAAGGAAACTCCCGCGAGGAGTTCGCCAACTTGCCAGTTGGGCCGGGCGTGGTCGAGGGAATGTGCCCGATGCCTTCGCCGTGGCGCTGCGGTGTGCATTGCGGCAACGGCGGCGCATGCAACAACCAAACGTGGCAGGACGTCAGGCCAATTCCCTGGCAGGTCTTCGCACAAGGCGAATACATCGGCCCGGCGCGCATGCGCCACGTACCGGAATATCGGCTGCGCGTGGGCGATCGTTTGTCGCTGGTCTTCCGCCTGACGACCATCCCCAGTACCACAGCCTATCAACTGACCGTCGGCGATGAGGTGCATGTCGAATCGATAACGAGCAGTGACGTCGAACGTACCGTCATCATTCAGCCTGACGGCACTGTTACGCTACGTCTGTTGGGCCAGGTTCGCGTGGCTGGCCGAACCGTCGACGAGGTTCGTCAGGATCTCGACCAGCGCTACAAGAAATACATTCAGGACCCATCGATCACGATCACGCCGGTCAAGTTCAATACACGACTGGAAGAGCTACGATCCACGGTCGATGCTCGTCAGGGGCAAGGCGGTCAGCAGCGCGAAGCACGCGTCACGCCGGATGGCACGATCCAACTGCCGGGCCTCGGTTCGATACCGACGCAGGGGTTGACCCTCAACGAGTTGAAGCGAGAAATCGACGTCCGCTATACGCAGCTCGTGCAAGGATTCGAAGTCACGCCGATATTGCTCGAACGCGCGCCGCGTTACGTGTTCGTCGTTGGCGAAGTGAAGCTGCCCGGCCGTTATGAACTGACCGGCCCCACGACGCTCATGCAGTCGATCGCCCTGGCCGGCGGGTGGAACGTCGGCGGCAATGTGAATCACGTTGTCGTGTTCCGTCGCGACGAGTGCTGGAACCTGATGGCCACGCAGTTGACCGTGTGCAAGGCACTCTTCGGTCACTCCCCTTGCCCCGCCGACGAAATCTGGCTGCGTGATTCAGACGTCGTGGTTGTGCCGAAGCGCGCCATCTTGGTCGTCGACGACGCAATCAGCCTGATCTTCACGCGCGGCCTGTACGGGGTGGTGCCGTTCAACTTCACGGTGTTTCAAGGGTTGAGCACCTCGACACCGGTCGGGAACTAG